One genomic region from Yamadazyma tenuis chromosome 4, complete sequence encodes:
- the BEM1 gene encoding bud emergence protein 1 (COG:C; EggNog:ENOG503NU89; BUSCO:EOG09261JVS) encodes MIKSFRRGKRSSSSSDSGKSHVISRITSGPQVRNGDGNASTVLHTPKLVIKALYDYLPQGPDELAFKKGDFYHVLNDNDENEENGWYEAINPMSNAKGMVPISYFEVFNRSRPNPDMDVSPSSSRILSQASKAPSSQRNSNQTLYAIVLFGFKAEREDELDIIPGENLIICAHHNYEWFIAKPINRLGGPGLVPVSYVKIVDLVNPNNVNANDDLPKVIDSFKIPSVEQWKDQTAKYQASTIPLGSISNQTPPSSSNTQYFQKDGVTPVSNRSSLSSSNTVILEASVDSYQLDHGRYQYLIVAKLGNSKVRYLYRYYQDFYDLQVKLLELFPYEAGKIENSKRIIPSIPGPLINVNDSISKLRREKLDYYLRNLIALPAHISRSEEVLRLFDVLNNGFDKEVVDPFVKQRQSKPISQKSNYQQDRLSQYSIMHNHQGTRVSTTPTSSESNFNRSSQSSVNLFNNLQDPHPSQPKALTNSSQPQLVTKAPPTASAPVPVSGSKMKVKFYYQDDIFVLLLPSGLRLIDLKSKLFKRLNLNEEPKNECDPESIRLYLKNDLDGFQEENNLTDYTFNDIQQLKLKEFEINNDDKFHEVLYDKLSDVTRPSLSETLKIMGAKTNGSLPGKSKFSEPQIDRRRLESIENSPFFSSLRRESQSESKPEPSVSVSPPKVQVAGTPPEELDFKFANQKDSSVAEWNKRVQNSPFFSRVTKPNSIDLGQSTQIQTSRSYKEESNSGNGNEGEPVSDWAEKLHNSPFFKSSPGPRSSFGQQSDSIYLRGQENQTSLSKKVSQYVEEIESASEVYDDTFTEHRKRPKQRGKHKRDLALKKSLEKGKGKIVSNGDSGFRRIYVDVSDVESESAESESLKRKSLSPIDKALKKSKQSLFVPENEPSIGSWRNTAPLKSANEEPTAQEIPSTHAVLQVGVHSSPQIQHQRSPSSLVQSPKISNLKSHEESIKEPKAYHEAIMKQTEETNHKIRALVHKDNSPVETEKLKKAPKRKITPKAVALKSHFLYPYSHFTDFPHTISLYVDYNCRFSAKLFLKFRESVIPELEKQYPGKFQFVYNHVIQPWHPNSVFQNEFGLSIAKLIRESGQHNSELFWAVSESLFKNIIKFYDNANSDKGRNEIYSDIYDVVSGDIKLPFTKEQVLANIAIKQVESEEDFSQEGNALAVDFKYFTRYQRTVGVHITPTVYVNGIVAPSIESSTAPEKVVEIFASHL; translated from the exons ATGATCAAGTCATTCAGAAGAGGGAAGAGACTGTCAAGCTCGTCTGATTCTGGTAAGCTGCATGTCATTTCCAGAATCACCTCCGGCCCCCAGGTGAGAAATGGTGATGGGAATGCCTCCACCGTCTTGCATACCCCCAAGCTTGTGATCAAGGCTTTGTACGACTACTTACCCCAAGGCCCCGATGAATTGGCCTTCAAGAAGGGGGATTTCTACCATGTTCTTAATGATAACGATGAAAATGAGGAAAACGGCTGGTATGAGGCCATTAATCCCATGTCCAACGCCAAGGGTATGGTACCCATCAGTTACTTCGAGGTATTCAACCGCTCACGTCCCAACCCCGACATGGACGTCAGTCCCAGCTCCAGCAGGATTCTTTCACAGGCGTCCAAGGCTCCTTCGTCTCAAAGAAACTCCAACCAAACCTTATATGCCATAGTGTTGTTTGGATTCAAGGCCGAACGAGAAGACGAATTGGACATCATCCCCGGGGAGAACTTGATTATCTGTGCCCATCATAACTACGAATGGTTTATTGCTAAACCCATTAACCGGTTGGGTGGTCCTGGCTTAGTCCCCGTCAGCTATGTGAAAATTGTCGATTTGGTCAACCCTAATAATGTCAACGCCAACGATGACTTGCCCAAAGTGATCGATTCGTTCAAGATTCCATCAGTGGAACAGTGGAAGGACCAAACCGCGAAGTACCAAGCATCTACCATCCCATTAGGGTCTATTTCCAACCAAACCCcaccatcttcttccaatacTCAGTATTTCCAAAAGGATGGGGTTACCCCCGTGTCCAACCGATCACTGTTGAGTTCGTCCAACACGGTCATCTTGGAGGCCAGCGTCGACTCGTACCAGTTGGATCACGGACGGTACCAATACTTGATTGTTGCCAAACTAGGTAATAGTAAGGTCAGATACTTATACAGATACTACCAGGACTTCTACGACTTACAGGtgaaattgttggagttgttcCCGTATGAGGCCGGtaaaattgaaaactccAAGCGGATCATTCCCTCGATTCCAGGTCCTTTGATCAATGTTAATGATAGCATCTCCAAATTGAGAAGAGAAAAGTTGGACTACTACTTGCGCAACTTGATAGCATTACCCGCACATATCTCGCGGTCGGAAGAGGTCTTGAGGCTCTTTGACGTGTTGAATAATGGGTTTGATAAAGAGGTGGTGGATCCTTTTGTCAAACAAAGACAGCTGAAACCCATAAGCCAAAAGTCTAATTATCAGCAAGACAGGTTATCACAGTACTCCATTATGCACAACCACCAAGGCACAAGAGTGTCCACCACTCCCACCTCATCTGAATCCAATTTCAACCGATCTTCCCAGTCATCTGTAaacttattcaacaatctccaagatcCTCATCCTTCTCAACCAAAAGCACTTACAAATTCTTCCCAACCTCAACTCGTCACAAAGGCTCCCCCCACGGCATCGGCACCAGTCCCAGTATCTGGCTCCAAAATGAAAGTCAAATTCTACTATCaagatgatatttttgTGTTATTACTACCATCAGGGTTGCGGTTAATCGACTTGAAAAGCAAGCTTTTCAAAAGATTAAACCTCAATGAGGAACCTAAGAATGAGTGCGATCCTGAAAGTATTCGTCTTTACCTTAAAAATGATCTAGATGGGTTCCAAGAGGAGAATAATCTCACCGACTACACATTTAACGACATCCAAcaattgaagttgaaagaattcgaaatcaacaacGATGACAAATTCCATGAAGTCTTGTATGATAAAT TGAGTGATGTGACACGTCCTTCTCTCTCCGAAACGTTGAAAATCATGGGTGCAAAAACCAATGGTTCACTTCCTGGTAAGAGCAAATTTTCTGAGCCCCAGATAGATCGAAGACGGCTTGAATCTATTGAAAATAGCCCGTTTTTCCTGTCCTTAAGGAGAGAATCTCAGCTGGAGCTGAAACCAGAACCGCTGGTCAGCGTTAGCCCACCTAAAGTCCAGGTAGCTGGTACGCCTCCAGAGGAGCTTGATTTTAAGTTTGCAAACCAGAAAGATCTGTCGGTCGCAGAATGGAATAAACGAGTCCAAAATAGTCCTTTTTTCTCTCGGGTGACAAAACCAAACTCCATTGATCTAGGACAACTGACACAGATCCAGACCAGTCGGTCttacaaagaagaaagtaACTCAGGAAACGGTAATGAAGGAGAACCCGTCTCAGACTGGGCCGAAAAGCTCCATAATAGCCCATTTTTTAAGAGTTCTCCAGGACCTAGGAGTAGTTTTGGTCAGCAATCTGATAGTATTTACCTTCGTGGCCAGGAAAACCAAACTTCTCTCCTGAAGAAGGTGTCTCaatatgttgaagaaatcgaatCAGCATCCGAAGTGTATGATGATACTTTCACAGAGCACCGTAAACGACCTAAACAACGAGGAAAACATAAACGCGATTTGGCCCTCAAAAAGTCTCTCGAGAAAGGTAAGGGAAAGATTGTGTCAAATGGTGATTCAGGCTTCAGACGCATATACGTCGATGTTTCAGACGTCGAATCGGAGTCTGCTGAGTCTGAGAGTCTCAAGAGGAAACTGCTTCTGCCCATCGACaaagctttgaagaaatccaaaCAATCCTTGTTCGTGCCGGAGAATGAACCACTGATTGGATCATGGAGGAATACAGCACCTTTGAAGTCGGCTAATGAAGAGCCAACAGCCCAGGAAATTCCATCCACACATGctgttcttcaagtggGTGTTCACTCAAGTCCACAAATTCAACATCAACGCTCCCCGTCGTCTCTAGTACAGTCTCCTAAGATCTCAAATTTGAAGTCACACGAGGAATCCATAAAAGAGCCAAAAGCATACCATGAAGCTATA ATGAAACAGACAGAAGAGACTAACCACAAAATAAGAGCACTTGTACACAAGGATAACTCTCCCGTGGAAACTGAGAAGTTAAAGAAGGCTCCAAAGCGAAAGATCACTCCGAAGGCAGTGGCACT CAAGTCTCACTTCTTGTATCCCTACAGTCATTTTACTGACTTCCCACACACCATCAGTTTGTATGTGGACTACAATTGCCGTTTTAGtgccaagttgttcttAAAGTTTAGAGAGTCTGTGATCCCTGAGCTCGAGAAGCAATACCCCGGTAAGTTTCAATTTGTGTACAATCACGTCATCCAGCCATGGCACCCCAACTCAGTATTCCAGAACGAGTTTGGGCTTTCCATTGCAAAGCTCATTAGAGAAAGTGGCCAGCACAATAGTGAATTGTTCTGGGCAGTTTCGGAGTCGttattcaagaacatcatcaagtttTACGACAATGCCAACTCCGATAAGGGCCGTAATGAGATATACTCGGACATCTATGATGTGGTTTCAGGAGACATCAAGTTGCCCTTCACCAAAGAGCAGGTGTTGGCCAACATCGCTATCAAACAGGTTGAACTGGAGGAAGACTTTAGTCAAGAGGGTAACGCTTTGGCGGtggacttcaagtatttcaCCCGGTACCAGAGGACTGTAGGAGTCCATATCACCCCCACCGTGTATGTGAACGGCATCGTGGCTCCCTCCATTGAGTCGAGCACCGCTCCAGAAAAAGTGGTGGAGATATTTGCTTCCCATTTGTAA
- the OPT6 gene encoding oligopeptide transporter 6 (COG:T; EggNog:ENOG503NUA6), which yields MRREPEYIELSAIGPDLIDDGESTLPTPTSMHLSDSQLRIILLRLGIISDDSFKLKVPVAHIESPYGANFMIEKIAGLDVETALTILRDTIASHRGDVNFLHEDYRLLERLVRQVPTDYGDDHINNPQEAEKIQEDLEEKIDYSTFKNKTYLNIIDWELQVRLEAALIEFHSPYPEIRSITDPFDDPTIPVDTLRAYAIGLFWTVIGSIVNNFFVHRMPSISLSSHTIQLLLLPSGRLWEKSFVYNKQVHVLGRVVNLNPGPWNCKEMMLSSIIYSCSSGTPYAIYNIFVMKLDKFYGLKWVTLTFQLLLVLSTQFLGFGFAGIMRKICIYPAKALWPTVLPLIALNRALVDQEESKQSIYGWSISRYSFFFVVFIVSFFYNWLPSFFFKALSTFNWPTWFRPDSLHLANITGSNIGLGLNPLPTLDWNVLNAAGCLTIPFYTYLNQYIGTVLAFFVILTIYYTNNKWTGYLPINTNELFNNKGEVYKVHEILNDKNHFDKGKYSEIGPPYFSAANLVVYGAYFALYPFAIIYHVVSEWDSMKTSFKNVANTMYESFSFKSKSVYGSFIKDPHCRMMSKYDEVPDWWFMAILVISTLFGILCVLVYPTETPVWGILFTIAINFVFLIPITAIASVTGFSFGLNVLVELIVGYAIPNSGLALITLKSYGTNIDHQAANYITDQKVAHYAKIPPRAIFKGQMISTVVSIAISLAIANWQLGNVEDLCERHQKNKLSCPGANTYFYSSIQYGVIGPAKVFSGVYPVLKWCFLLGVVLVIPCILFKHYGPRKLTRYFNPTVVIGGFLLYAPFNLSYYTGGFYLSYIFMYYIKKNYILWWEKYNYILTSALSAGVAFSTLLIFFTVRYDSIEINWWGNTISDMGIEGDKLPLNWLDISTAPDGYFGLRKDQFP from the coding sequence ATGAGAAGAGAACCAGAGTACATTGAGCTCTCGGCCATTGGCCCTGACTTGATTGACGATGGAGAGTCGACGTTGCCGACACCGACGCTGATGCATCTATCAGACAGCCAGCTCCGGATTATTTTGTTGCGGTTGGGGATCATCAGTGATGATAGCTTTAAGTTGAAGGTGCCGGTTGCACACATAGAGTCACCCTATGGAGCCAATTTCATGATTGAAAAGATAGCTGGCTTGGACGTTGAAACCGCTTTGACAATACTCCGAGACACCATCGCCAGTCACCGTGGAGATGTGAATTTTTTACACGAAGACTACCGATTACTTGAGCGGCTCGTGAGGCAAGTACCCACAGACTATGGTGACGACCATATAAATAACCCCCAAGAAGCTGAGAAAATCCAGGAGGATCTCGAGGAGAAAATAGACTACTCCAcgttcaagaacaaaaccTATCTCAACATCATAGATTGGGAGTTACAAGTACGGTTGGAGGCTGCTTTGATAGAATTTCATTCCCCCTATCCAGAAATCAGGTCCATCACCGATCCCTTTGATGATCCCACCATCCCTGTCGACACTTTGAGAGCATATGCTATTGGGTTGTTCTGGACGGTTATTGGGTCTATTgtcaacaatttctttgTTCACCGAATGCCTTCCATCTCCCTTAGTTCACACACCATTCAATTATTATTACTACCAAGCGGAAGACTATGGGAAAAGTCGTTTGTGTATAACAAACAGGTGCATGTGCTTGGGCGAGTAGTCAACTTGAATCCGGGGCCATGGAATTGCAAGGAAATGATGTTGAGTTCTATCATCTATCTGTGCTCATCAGGGACACCTTACGCCATTTATAACATTTTTGtcatgaagttggataaaTTCTATGGTCTCAAGTGGGTGACCCTTACATTCCAGCTCTTGCTTGTTCTCTCTACCCAATTCTTGGGGTTTGGATTTGCTGGTATAATGAGGAAAATCTGTATTTATCCGGCAAAAGCATTATGGCCCACTGTATTACCATTGATAGCATTGAACAGAGCCTTGGTAGACCAGGAAGAAAGCAAGCAGTCCATTTATGGCTGGAGTATCTCTCGATACTCATTCTTTTTCGTGGTATTCATTGTCAGTTTCTTCTACAATTGGTTACCCTCGTTCTTCTTTAAGGCATTATCCACCTTCAACTGGCCAACATGGTTCAGGCCAGATCTGTTGCATTTAGCTAATATAACCGGCTCCAATATCGGCTTGGGATTGAATCCTTTACCAACACTTGACTGGAATGTCCTCAATGCAGCTGGCTGTTTGACAATCCCATTCTACACCTATTTAAACCAGTACATTGGTACCGTATTGGCATTTTTCGTGATTCTCACCATTTActacaccaacaacaaatggACGGGGTACTTGCCAATCAATACCAATGagcttttcaacaataaagGTGAAGTCTACAAAGTCCATGAAATTCTAAATGACAAAAACCACTTTGACAAGGGAAAGTACCTGGAAATTGGTCCACCTTATTTTAGTGCTGCCAACTTGGTAGTATACGGTGCTTACTTTGCCCTCTATCCGTTTGCTATTATATATCATGTTGTCAGTGAATGGGACTCGATGAAAACCAGCTTCAAAAACGTTGCAAACACCATGTACGAATCGTTTTCATTCAAATCTAAAAGCGTTTATGGGCTGTTTATCAAAGACCCTCATTGCAGAATGATGTCCAAATATGATGAGGTCCCAGACTGGTGGTTCATGGCGATTCTTGTCATTAGTACTCTTTTTGGAATCTTGTGTGTTTTGGTGTATCCTACAGAAACCCCAGTCTGGGGGATATTGTTTACCATTGCCATAAACTTTGTGTTCCTTATCCCCATCACGGCTATTGCTTCTGTAACGGGATTCTCGTTTGGCTTGAATGTGTTGGTAGAGTTGATTGTGGGGTACGCCATTCCCAACTCAGGTCTTGCATTAATAACTTTAAAGAGTTATGGAACCAACATCGACCATCAAGCTGCGAACTATATCACCGACCAGAAGGTTGCACATTATGCCAAGATCCCTCCTAGAGCCATTTTCAAGGGTCAAATGATTTCCACGGTTGTAAGCATCGCCATCTCTTTGGCAATAGCTAATTGGCAATTGGGCAACGTCGAAGACCTCTGTGAAAGGCACCAAAAGAATAAATTGAGCTGTCCTGGAGCCAACACATATTTCTACTCTAGCATTCAATACGGAGTAATTGGCCCTGCCAAGGTATTTAGTGGAGTTTATCCGGTGTTGAAATGGTGTTTCTTGTTAGGAGTTGTTCTTGTTATTCCTTGCATTTTATTCAAGCATTACGGACCCCGGAAGCTCACCAGGTACTTCAATCCAACTGTGGTGATTGGTGGTTTCTTATTATATGCTCCGTTCAATCTTCTGTATTATACTGGAGGATTTTACTTGTCATACATCTTCATGTACTATATCAAGAAAAACTACATTTTATGGTGGGAAAAATACAACTATATTCTTACCAGTGCGTTGTCGGCTGGGGTGGCATTTAGTACATTGCTTATATTTTTCACCGTGAGATACGATTCAATCGAAATCAATTGGTGGGGCAATACCATCTCGGACATGGGAATCGAAGGCGATAAGTTGCCTCTTAACTGGCTCGACATTCTGACAGCACCAGATGGATACTTTGGTCTCCGTAAGGACCAATTTCCATAA
- the ILV6 gene encoding acetolactate synthase, regulatory subunit (COG:E; BUSCO:EOG09263MGE; EggNog:ENOG503NUVU), protein MFNNSLLGNTCKSAQRAMVRTNVSSSTSALAYKTLRRNQKRPPLPTLDTPNWSAGAAVSSILYETPAPSRAPRKQHVLNCLVQNEPGVLSSVSGTLAARGFNIDSLVVCNTEVKDLSRMTIVLQGQDAVIEQARRQIEDLVPVYAVLDYSNAEIIKRELLLARVSILGPEYFHELIDSHKLFAEDGSAIPDLEAHESIYHPNNLAPSEALRQKHNHLEHISTITEKFGGKVVDISDRNVVVELSAKPSRVSSFIKLLHPFGILELARSGMMALPRTPLEGLVEEEDAVDASDVVDASQLPPEYE, encoded by the exons ATGTTTAATAATAGCTTACTCGGGAACACTTGCAAGAGTGCTCAAAGAGCTATGGTCAGAACGAACGTGTCGAGTTCCACCTCGGCGTTGGCCTATAAGACTTTGCGTCGTAACCAGAAGAGGCCTCCTTTGCCGACTTTGGACACTCCCAACTGGTCTGCTGGTGCTGCTGTTTCTCTGATTTTGTACGAGACCCCAGCTCCTTCTAGAGCCCCAAGAAAACAGCATGTGTTGAACTGCTTGGTGCAAAATGAACCAGGTGTTTTGAGTTCTGTGTCTGGAACCTTGGCTGCTCGTGGATTTAACATTGACTCATTGGTGGTGTGTAACACTGAAGTCAAGGACTTATCCAGAATGACGATCGTCTTGCAAGGACAAGACGCCGTCATCGAACAGGCCAGGAGGCAGATCGAGGACTTGGTGCCAGTGTATGCGGTTTTGGACTACTCCAATGCTGAGATCATCAAGAGAGaattgttgttggccaGAGTGTCGATTTTGGGACCAGAATACTTCCACGAATTGATCGACAGCCACAAGTTGTTTGCAGAAGACGGGTCTGCTATTCCCGACTTGGAGGCCCACGAGTCGATCTATCATCCCAACAACTTGGCACCTTCTGAAGCCTTGAGGCAAAAACACAACCATTTGGAACACATTTCCACCATTACGGAAAAGTTTGGTGGTAAGGTTGTGGATATTTCCGACAGAAACGTCGTGGTGGAGTTGAGTGCCAAACCTTCCAGAGTGTCGTCTTTCATTAAATTATTGCACCCATTTGGGATTTTAGAATTGGCCAGGTCAGGTATGATGGCTTTACCAAGAACTCCTTTGGAAGgcttggtggaagaagaagatgcgGTTGACGCTTCGGATGTTGTGGACGCCTCGCAGTTGCCTCCAG AATACGAATAA
- the ZCF27 gene encoding Zcf27p (EggNog:ENOG503NWT4; COG:S): MEEPSKKKIKKNSNVVRRRALTACNTCRIKKVKCDNIRPRCGSCVKNGVDNCEYSHEDQFKDVSLDPTSVTILSKLDVILDEMKTMGASRPRTKAFVTASRNGVWDMSFSSFMQWRFFNEKMPELSEESDEMEARLMELYTSGELDSAAEVDDILGVLKSIEEVMTGSLSQSLNSYFVNCHTKVPLVDVLDFIESVEIYKALLKAIPGFTLSKLALAYHRAQGEDREIDAKYMDALTEISIRDPQARKDALDSLCRKIPLIPVVCALGVLSSPIQFDNFAKYKSSVEERNDVTTSCLTRESISKIPESVKKERFSIANSLVTYAKVIVDIFPSICKEYTTESIVFNILLHQFSMYTMRPIVAYRHINLACHDIMYFIEKSKNGGHVYYKDEATKGLMERMFWICLKLECEMRAELSPRVPVSGILDIEPPCNFPTVPDPIINQLESEYHSVESVRIATKFDDQYTWYYFLTEVATRKVDNEMFDEFYSIDANEAGLFDQPKFYDETFWISFIRYSNQYNGIINSLSPRIRNFVLKEVDIAQVFKSISSAYERRRANDGTSNQVLSDHLDDFLIDDNLIIQAQSEAIMYIKTRILTSKLLLFRPMIYFILEDKIPIEDLIEAVVGLISDEQTQYNDMGDHSSTSSSDVPTSSFDHDVGINYEKLLEAPLYFQKNNTHEDFSNFFTSDGKSDESAFKMNLLGEARKKTLKLFLINLKSMPKLNMPKLGGHRHPGQWFYLRNLLIGGFYLFLLHKKIGDLLEAIRSDENQRSVFSSNPIIQSLGNLSDVFDSILPKEMVTSTLEHSLLVYEYWKKESKDCEVYAEIISKLLAAIDHGFHKMESSIDANWTNEDYEIKEQDRFLPIANVGRVMKKALPDHAKLSKESKVCIQECVSEFISFVTSQAVDRCNIEKRKTLNGEDILWALYTLGFESYSETLKIYLAKYREFEQKEAEKRPPRKASRKRAKQATHEPEPDYDSEDFLSEDISPGNSDSSLSRHVTREAYMKTPAGNMEVTNGADFKYDFNDPTFVNFNMNQRSNSMNYLLMPSRRQSSIKAEGETDLPNFEEFVDRIEQ; encoded by the exons ATGGAAGAgccttcaaagaagaagatcaaaaaGAATTCCAACGTCGTCAGGCGCCGTGCTCTCACGGCGTGTAATACGTGTCGGATCAAGAAGGTCAAATGTGACAATATCCGACCCCGTTGTGGCTCCTGTGTCAAGAATGGAGTGGATAACTGTGAGTACAGCCACGAAGACCAGTTTAAAGATGTCTCATTAGACCCTACATCGGTGACGATTTTACTGAAATTAGACgtgattttggatgagaTGAAAACCATGGGGGCTTCCCGTCCACGGACTAAGGCTTTTGTCACGGCGTCTCGAAACGGAGTGTGGGACATGTCTTTTTCTTCGTTTATGCAATGGAGGTTTTTCAACGAGAAAATGCCTGAACTCAGTGAGGAGTCAGACGAGATGGAGGCACGGTTGATGGAACTCTACACGTCGGGAGAATTAGACTCTGCGGCCGAAGTAGACGACATTTTGGGGGTTTTGAAGTCCATTGAAGAGGTGATGACTGGGTCTTTGCTGCAGAGTTTGAACTCATATTTTGTCAACTGTCACACCAAAGTGCCGTTAGTTGATGtgcttgatttcattgaatCGGTGGAGATTTACAAGGCTCTTCTCAAGGCGATTCCGGGGTTTACACTTTCAAAACTTGCATTGGCGTATCATCGCGCCCAGGGAGAGGATCGAGAAATTGATGCAAAATACATGGATGCGTTGACAGAGATTTCGATCAGAGATCCTCAAGCACGGAAGGATGCTCTAGACAGCTTGTGCAGGAAGATTCCTTTGATTCCGGTGGTGTGCGCTCTTGGCGTActttcatcaccaatacAGTTTGACAACTTTGCTAAGTACAAGAGCTCtgtggaagaaagaaaCGATGTGACAACGAGCTGTTTGACAAGAGAGAGCATTTCCAAGATCCCTGAACTGGTCAAGAAAGAACGGTTTTCGATTGCAAATAGCCTTGTCACTTACGCCAAGGTGATCGTTGACATTTTCCCCAGCATCTGTAAGGAGTACACCACTGAGTCCATTGTTTTCAACATTTTGCTACACCAATTTTCCATGTATACCATGCGTCCCATTGTGGCTTATAGACATATCAACTTGGCGTGCCATGACATTATGTACTTCATCGAGAAAAGTAAAAACGGTGGCCATGTGTACTATAAAGATGAAGCTACCAAAGGCTTGATGGAGAGGATGTTTTGGATATGCTTGAAGCTTGAGTGTGAAATGAGAGCTGAGTTGTCACCCCGGGTGCCCGTGTCTGGGATCTTGGACATTGAACCTCCTTGTAATTTTCCTACTGTTCCCGATCCAATCATCAATCAACTAGAAAGTGAATATCATAGCGTGGAAAGTGTACGAATTGCAACCAAATTCGATGACCAATACACCTGGTACTATTTCTTGACTGAAGTGGCAACTCGGAAAGTCGACAATGAGATGTTTGATGAGTTTTACTCCATCGATGCTAATGAAGCTGGGTTGTTTGATCAGCCCAAGTTTTATGACGAGACCTTTTGGATATCTTTTATCCGGTATAGCAACCAGTATAACGGAATTATCAACTCTTTGAGTCCAAGAATTAGAAATTTCGTATTGAAAGAGGTTGACATAGCACAGGTATTTAAGTCCATTTCCAGTGCCTACGAACGAAGACGCGCAAATGATGGCACCAGTAACCAAGTGTTATCAGACCACTTGGATGATTTCTTGATAGACGATAACTTGATTATTCAAGCCCAATCGGAGGCCATTATGTATATTAAAACCCGAATCCTAACTTCCAAATTGTTGCTTTTCAGACCAATGATATACTTtattttggaagataaGATTCCTATTGAGGATTTAATCGAGGCAGTGGTAGGTTTAATCTCCGATGAGCAGACCCAATATAACGATATGGGTGATCATTCTAGTACCAGTTCCTCAGATGTGCCAACATCCTCTTTCGATCATGATGTGGGAATAAACTACGAGAAACTCCTCGAGGCGCCTTTGTATTTCCAAAAGAACAACACCCATGAGgatttctccaatttcttcaccagTGACGGTAAGCTGGATGAGTCTGCTTTTAAAATGAATCTCTTGGGAGAAGcaaggaagaagacgctCAAGTTGTTTCTTATAAATCTAAAATCAATGCCCAAACTTAATATGCCGAAGTTAGGTGGTCACAGGCACCCAGGACAGTGGTTTTATCTTCGAAACTTATTAATCGGAGGTTTCTACTTGTTTTTATTGCATAAAAAGATTGGTGACTTACTTGAAGCCATCAGGTCTGACGAAAATCAAAGATCGGTATTTTCGTCCAATCCCATTATTCAATCTCTTGGTAACTTGTCAGATGTGTTTGATTCAATTTTACCCAAAGAGATGGTCACATCCACTTTGGAACACTCGTTGTTGGTGTATGAATACTGGAAAAAAGAATCTAAGGATTGTGAGGTATACGCAGAAATCATCAGCAAGCTTTTGGCAGC AATTGACCACGGCTTTCATAAGATGGAAAGCTCTATAGATGCTAACTGGACCAATGAGGATTATGAAATCAAGGAGCAGGACCGGTTCCTCCCCATTGCAAACG TTGGAAGAGTCATGAAAAAGGCCTTGCCAGATCATGCAAAGCTTTCCAAAGAGTCCAAGGTGTGTATCCAGGAATGTGTGAGTGAGTTCATCTCATTCGTAACTAGTCAAGCCGTTGACCGATGCAACATCGAGAAGAGGAAAACCCTCAATGGAGAAGACATATTATGGGCCTTATACACCTTAGGGTTTGAAAGCTACTCCGAAACCCTCAAGATATACCTTGCCAAGTATCGAGAATTTGAGCAGAAGGAAGCAGAAAAAAGGCCTCCTAGAAAGGCATCCAGGAAAAGAGCCAAACAAGCCACTCATGAACCTGAACCTGACTACGATTCGGAGGATTTCCTCTCTGAGGATATCAGTCCAGGAAACTCGGATAGCTCATTAAGCAGACATGTTACACGAGAAGCGTATATGAAGACTCCTGCTGGTAATATGGAAGTTACCAATGGTGCGGACTTCAAGTATGACTTCAATGACCCGACATTtgtcaacttcaacatgAATCAACGGTCCAACTCCATGAACTATTTGCTTATGCCATCCAGAAGACAGTCGAGTATCAAAGCTGAGGGTGAAACAGACTTGCCAAACTTTGAGGAGTTTGTTGATCGGATAGAGCAGTAG